A genomic stretch from Thunnus maccoyii chromosome 19, fThuMac1.1, whole genome shotgun sequence includes:
- the ptger4b gene encoding prostaglandin E receptor 4 (subtype EP4) b: MRELPAGMTTGQIHNITIPVIMFIFGVVGNVIAIVVLRISRKEQKETTFYTLVCGLAVTDLLGTLLASPVTIATYMKGSWPGGDPLCQYSGFILLFFFLVQLSIVFAMSVERYLAINHAYFYNEYVNQKLAALALLAIYITNMVFCALPIMGFGQVKLQVSRTWCFIDWQNNQTTVATFNLMYAGVNSVIVLATVICNVMVCGALILMHKRFIRRTSLGTGQRRIAELRRRRSFGRLAGAEIQMVILLIATSAVVLICSIPLVLRIFMNQLFRDETFKKSELHEDLLAIRMASVNPILDPWIYILLRKTVVLKLMEKIKFLFCKMGRRGRRNGGQFRCADGHLSSSILSRDSPSLVSRELQEMVNTSQTFLYPSGGNSGRLGSFKEGAQGSSSPPAEQKLQGPQEVEGPQTGLPQTDLEDTAPGRPLKELPMCSNPALQVTFTDETANIQEKCI; encoded by the exons ATGAGAGAACTCCCTGCAGGTATGACCACCGGGCAAATTCACAACATCACCATCCCGGTGATAATGTTCATTTTTGGGGTGGTGGGAAATGTCATCGCCATAGTGGTTCTGCGGATATCACGAAAGGAACAAAAGGAGACGACTTTTTATACACTTGTGTGCGGCCTGGCAGTGACAGACCTCCTGGGCACCCTGCTGGCCAGCCCGGTCACCATTGCCACTTACATGAAGGGCTCCTGGCCGGGAGGAGACCCGCTGTGCCAGTACTCTGGATTCatcctgctcttcttcttcttggtcCAGCTCAGCATTGTGTTTGCCATGTCAGTGGAGAgatacttggcaataaaccatGCATATTTCTATAACGAATATGTCAACCAAAAACTTGCCGCGCTGGCTCTTTTGGCCATTTACATTACCAACATGGTGTTTTGCGCGCTGCCCATCATGGGGTTCGGCCAGGTGAAGCTGCAAGTTTCGAGAACCTGGTGTTTCATCGACTGGCAGAACAATCAAACAACAGTCGCCACTTTTAACTTGATGTACGCAGGTGTGAACTCAGTCATTGTGTTGGCCACTGTCATATGCAACGTGATGGTGTGCGGGGCTCTGATCCTGATGCACAAGCGCTTCATTCGACGAACGTCTTTGGGCACAGGCCAGCGGCGCATCGCGGAGCTCAGGCGCAGACGGAGTTTCGGACGTTTGGCTGGAGCAGAGATCCAGATGGTCATCCTGCTTATAGCCACCTCCGCTGTGGTTCTCATCTGCTCCATACCTTTAGTG TTGAGGATCTTCATGAACCAACTCTTCAGAGACGAGACATTTAAGAAATCTGAGTTGCATGAAGACCTGCTGGCCATCCGCATGGCCTCCGTCAACCCTATCCTTGACCCTTGGATCTACATCCTTCTCAGAAAGACGGTGGTCCTCAAGCTGATGGAAAAAATCAAGTTTCTGTTCTGCAAAATGGGAAGGCGGGGACGGAGGAACGGCGGGCAGTTCCGCTGTGCTGACGgccacctctcctcctccatcctgtCTCGGGATTCCCCGTCGCTGGTGTCACGTGAGCTGCAGGAGATGGTTAACACCTCGCAGACCTTTCTGTACCCTTCCGGGGGAAACAGTGGGAGACTGGGGTCATTTAAAGAAGGGGCACAGGGCAGCTCCAGTCCACCAGCTGAACAGAAATTACAGGGCCCCCAGGAGGTGGAAGGACCTCAGACGGGGCTTCCACAGACTGATTTAGAGGACACAGCGCCTGGCCGGCCACTGAAAGAACTTCCAATGTGCTCCAACCCGGCACTACAAGTAACCTTCACAGATGAGACCGCAAACATACAGGAGAAGTGCATATAA
- the ttc33 gene encoding tetratricopeptide repeat protein 33 produces the protein MASFGWKRKVGEKVSKSAVQQFEAEAEKAPDDGGSQDEEVDWLHAIKRRREVLLEDCAAKSTRLKDEGALLAEQGRHWEAIKKWDEAIQLTPDNPLLYEMKSQVLTILQEVFPAVKAAEMAVKFRPLWWEGWQTLGRAQLNLGEVDLAVRSFQVAIHLCPSERTLWQEDLVWASRLQKQYLANKEKIRNEEETKKQILNAPELEQDYDFESDEVLAACVAIAERETRYEELKRTAVVMDAEGNIKNVLTGEEGSEDTGTPSSEQLVKARGL, from the exons ATGGCCTCATTTGGTTGGAAGAGGAAAGTTGGCGAGAAAGTGTCAAAGTCAGCGGTGCAGCAGTTTGAGGCTGAGGCGGAGAAAGCTCCAGATGATGGAGGAAGTCAGGACGAGGAAGTGGACTGGCTGCACGCCATCAAACGCCGGCGGGAGGTCCTGCTGGAGGACTGTGCAGCCAAGAGCACGAGGCTGAAGGATGAGGGTGCACTGTTGGCTGAGCAAGGCAG gcACTGGGAGGCCATCAAGAAGTGGGACGAGGCCATTCAGCTGACACCAGACAACCCGTTACTGTATGAGATGAAGTCTCAG GTGTTGACCATTCTGCAGGAAGTGTTCCCAGCTGTGAAAGCGGCAGAGATGGCAGTGAAGTTCCGTCCTCTTTGGTGGGAGGGCTGGCAGACTCTGGGCCGCGCCCAGCTCAACCTGGGAGAGGTGGACCTG GCTGTGCGGTCCTTCCAGGTGGCAATCCACCTGTGTCCATCAGAGCGCACCCTGTGGCAGGAAGACCTGGTGTGGGCATCGAGGTTGCAAAAGCAGTATTTGGCAAACAAGGAGAAGATTCGCAATGAGGAGGAGACCAAAAAACAGATCCTTAATGCCCCGGAGCTTGAGCAGGACTATGACTTTGAGTCTGATGAGGTGCTGGCCGCCTGCGTTGCGATTGCCGAGCGAGAGACACGGTATGAGGAGCTGAAGAGGACCGCTGTGGTCATGGACGCTGAgggaaatataaaaaatgtactcaccggGGAAGAAGGATCAGAGGACACAGGGACACCATCAAGTGAGCAGTTGGTCAAAGCGAGAGGACTTTGA
- the prkaa1 gene encoding 5'-AMP-activated protein kinase catalytic subunit alpha-1, with protein MATEKTKHEGRVKIGHYILGDTLGVGTFGKVKVGQHELTKHQVAVKILNRQKIRSLDVVGKIRREIQNLKLFRHPHIIKLYQVISTPTDIFMVMEYVSGGELFDYICKNGKLDEKESRRLFQQIISAVDYCHRHMVVHRDLKPENVLLDAHMNAKIADFGLSNMMSDGEFLRTSCGSPNYAAPEVISGRLYAGPEVDIWSSGVILYALLCGTLPFDDDHVPTLFKKICDGIFFTPQYLNPSVISLLKHMLQVDPMKRATIKEIREDEWFKQDLPKYLFPEDPSYSNNMIDDEALKEVCEKFECTEEEVLACIYSRNHQDPLAVAYHLIIDNRRIMNEAKDFYLASSPPDSFLDDQHLTSSGAAVGIMKPHPERVPFLVAETPPRPRHTLDELNPQKSKHQGVRRAKWHLGIRSQSRPNDIMSEVCRAMKQLDYEWKVVNPYYLRVRRKNPITGMQTKMSLQLYQVDSRTYLLDFRSIDDDMLETKSGTATPLRSGSVGNYRTTIKNDVDGADAPATSSTVQPPKAAEGSLASSLTSSIDSTGGADNASVPRPGSHTIEFFEMCANLIKLLAR; from the exons ATGGCGACGGAAAAAACCAAACATGAAGGAAGAGTTAAAATAGGACATTACATTCTCGGAGACACACTCGGAGTGGGGACGTTTGGAAAGGTTAAAG TGGGCCAACATGAGCTGACCAAGCACCAAGTTGCGGTGAAGATCTTGAACAGGCAGAAGATCCGCAGTTTGGACGTGGTGGGAAAGATCCGCAGGGAGATCCAGAACCTCAAGCTTTTCAGGCACCCTCACATAATTAAACT GTATCAGGTTATTAGCACCCCTACAGATATCTTCATGGTGATGGAATATGTCTCAGGAGGAGAGCTCTTCGACTACATCTGCAAAAATGGAAAG TTGGATGAAAAGGAAAGTCGTCGGCTGTTCCAGCAGATCATTTCAGCGGTAGACTACTGCCACAGACACATGGTGGTGCACCGAGACCTCAAACCAGAAAATGTGCTGCTTGATGCTCACATGAATGCCAAGATTGCAGACTTTG GTTTATCAAACATGATGTCTGATGGAGAGTTCCTACGAACGAGCTGTGGTTCTCCAAACTATGCTGCACCTGAGGTTATCTCAGGAAg GTTATATGCTGGTCCAGAGGTGGATATCTGGAGCAGCGGGGTCATTCTCTATGCCTTGTTGTGTGGGACACTTCCTTTCGATGACGACCATGTGCCAACACTCTTTAAGAAGATCTGTGATGGGATCTTTTTCACCCCGCAGTATCTGAACCCTTCAGTAATAAGCCTCCTGAAACACATGCTGCAGGTGGACCCCATGAAAAGAGCCACCATCAAAGAAATCAG AGAGGACGAATGGTTCAAACAGGACCTACCCAAGTACTTGTTCCCTGAGGACCCCTCCTACAGCAACAACATGATTGACGACGAGGCCCTGAAGGAGGTGTGTGAGAAGTTCGAGTGCACAGAGGAGGAGGTTCTGGCCTGCATATACAGTCGCAACCACCAGGATCCATTGGCTGTTGCCTACCATCTCATCATCGACAATCGTCGCATCATGAATGAAGCCAAGGACTTCTACCTGGCGTCCAGCCCTCCCGACTCTTTTCTAGACGACCAGCACCTAACCTCATCCGGTGCAGCTGTGGGCATTATGAAGCCCCACCCTGAGCGCGTACCCTTCCTCGTGGCGGAGACTCCTCCCAGGCCTCGCCACACTCTGGACGAGTTAAACCCCCAGAAGTCCAAGCACCAGGGCGTTAGAAGGGCCAAGTGGCACCTGGGTATCCGCAGCCAGAGCAGACCCAATGACATCATGTCGGAAGTGTGCCGTGCCATGAAACAGCTGGATTATGAGTGGAAG GTTGTGAATCCATATTATTTACGTGTAAGAAGGAAGAACCCGATCACCGGGATGCAAACCAAGATGAGCCTTCAACTCTACCAGGTGGACAGTAGGACCTACCTCCTTGACTTTCGTAGCATAGACG ATGATATGTTGGAGACAAAATCTGGAACTGCTACCCCTCTCCGCTCTGGATCTGTGGGCAACTACCGCACCACAATTAAGAACGATGTAGATGGTGCAGACGCTCCAGCTACGTCTAGCACTGTGCAACCCCCCAAGGCCGCAGAAGGCTCATTAGCTTCATCGTTGACCTCATCCATCGACTCAACGGGAGGGGCGGACAACGCGTCCGTCCCTCGACCAGGAAGCCACACCATCGAGTTCTTTGAGATGTGCGCAAATCTTATTAAACTACTTGCACGATAG